A region of Mammaliicoccus sp. Dog046 DNA encodes the following proteins:
- a CDS encoding DUF1430 domain-containing protein has product MTIKSGLEKYKVDGYISSVMSVYDTKVDEIKELKLNTYKYIVLSLITGITFVIMTFTFIRLYFTSYQYQIFIKRNLGYSYFQIHKYIMVFILLVNVLMGILMLTQFNVISYLIFLSVILIEMIVTLYSFIKLNKENVNQVLKGKRDD; this is encoded by the coding sequence ATGACCATTAAAAGTGGGTTGGAAAAGTACAAAGTTGATGGTTATATTTCGAGTGTGATGTCTGTTTATGATACAAAAGTGGATGAGATAAAGGAATTGAAGTTAAATACTTATAAGTACATAGTTCTATCTTTAATTACAGGTATAACGTTTGTAATTATGACGTTTACTTTTATTAGATTATATTTTACTTCTTATCAATATCAGATTTTTATAAAACGAAATTTAGGTTATAGTTATTTTCAAATTCATAAATACATCATGGTATTTATATTATTAGTTAATGTGTTAATGGGGATATTAATGTTAACACAATTCAATGTTATTTCTTATTTGATTTTTTTGAGTGTCATTTTAATTGAAATGATAGTCACTTTATACTCATTTATAAAATTAAATAAAGAAAATGTAAATCAAGTTTTGAAAGGAAAACGAGATGATTAA
- a CDS encoding ABC transporter ATP-binding protein gives MIKLKNINKSFGNKQVLKDFCFNVEQGDFVIIKGASGTGKSTLLNIIGLLETPDSGEIMFNNSVIKKEKEKAILRRNEIAYIYQNYGLFENDSILKNLTLPLNVSKKDLSKIDEVMHKVELSSLDLKTKVYTCSGGEQQRIAIARAILKEPKLIIADEPTGNLDEENSLNIINIFKELNRKGITVIMATHEKAFFDIGNKIIAL, from the coding sequence ATGATTAAGCTAAAAAATATTAATAAGTCATTTGGAAATAAGCAGGTTCTTAAAGACTTTTGTTTTAATGTTGAACAAGGCGATTTTGTTATTATTAAAGGTGCGAGTGGGACGGGGAAGTCCACGTTGCTAAATATTATAGGTTTGCTTGAAACCCCTGACTCTGGTGAAATTATGTTTAATAATTCTGTTATCAAGAAAGAGAAAGAAAAAGCAATATTGAGGAGAAACGAAATCGCATATATTTATCAAAATTATGGTTTATTTGAAAACGATTCAATTCTTAAAAATTTAACTTTGCCACTAAATGTTTCGAAAAAAGATTTATCCAAAATTGACGAAGTTATGCATAAAGTAGAATTATCAAGTTTAGATTTAAAAACTAAGGTTTATACTTGTAGTGGTGGTGAACAACAACGGATTGCAATTGCCAGAGCGATATTAAAAGAACCTAAATTAATTATTGCTGATGAGCCTACTGGAAATTTGGATGAAGAAAATTCTCTCAATATTATTAATATATTTAAGGAATTAAATCGTAAAGGTATTACGGTTATTATGGCTACACATGAAAAAGCATTCTTTGATATTGGCAATAAAATAATTGCTCTATAG
- the yidD gene encoding membrane protein insertion efficiency factor YidD, giving the protein MRKLFIKLIRLYQRYISPLTPPTCRFQPTCSNYAVEAISEYGIFKGTWLGTIRILKCHPFHPGGYDPVPPKKDQK; this is encoded by the coding sequence ATGAGAAAACTATTCATTAAACTTATCAGATTATATCAACGCTATATTTCACCATTAACGCCACCAACATGTAGGTTTCAACCAACATGTTCAAACTATGCAGTAGAAGCAATATCAGAATATGGTATCTTCAAAGGAACATGGTTAGGGACAATTAGAATCCTCAAATGCCATCCCTTCCATCCAGGCGGATATGATCCAGTACCACCGAAGAAAGATCAGAAATAA
- the ytkD gene encoding RNA deprotection pyrophosphohydrolase yields the protein MRFIDPNDLVVELEFKENEDNQHAKHVLGIPVYNNQFILTHHKVRGIEFPGGKVEAHEQNHEAVSRELYEETGAIAKRVRFIASYIVYDQIPFDKDVYFIDVERIEEKSDYHETYGPIIVDHIEEVEDEKKSFLLKDDAILKCVERVEELGLFKK from the coding sequence ATGCGCTTTATAGATCCAAATGATTTAGTTGTAGAATTAGAATTTAAAGAGAATGAAGATAATCAGCATGCGAAACACGTTCTTGGCATACCCGTTTATAATAATCAATTCATTTTGACACACCATAAAGTTAGAGGTATTGAATTCCCAGGTGGAAAAGTTGAGGCACATGAGCAGAATCATGAAGCAGTTTCGCGTGAGTTATATGAAGAGACGGGCGCAATCGCTAAACGCGTTAGATTTATCGCTTCATATATCGTGTATGATCAAATTCCATTTGATAAAGATGTATATTTTATTGATGTTGAACGTATTGAAGAAAAATCAGATTATCATGAAACGTATGGCCCAATCATCGTGGATCATATTGAAGAAGTGGAAGATGAGAAAAAAAGTTTCTTGCTTAAAGATGATGCAATATTAAAGTGTGTTGAAAGGGTGGAGGAACTTGGACTTTTTAAAAAGTAA
- a CDS encoding alpha/beta hydrolase family protein: MDFLKSKKLPVFFDSHITEEVTYEVDQLKVKGMLMTPQDSVNRIVVYLRGGKGQIGKVRPGRLAQFSNQHTLVFAPYYRGSNGSEGRDAFCGKDLNDVTVGVDILKQQYPNVPIHIVGFSRGGIQGLLTYQQIGVTSYIIWGGVSDILMMYEERIELRNMLKRMIGHPKKDRSAYETRNALKDIHQDSPPILIVHGTEDKQVNINMAKHLEQHLIKENVEYQTIYKEGEGHVFRPNIEKDTVHKIQKWMDQCEKNKS; encoded by the coding sequence TTGGACTTTTTAAAAAGTAAAAAACTACCTGTATTTTTCGATAGTCATATAACCGAAGAAGTGACTTATGAAGTAGATCAATTAAAAGTTAAAGGCATGTTGATGACACCTCAAGATTCTGTTAATAGAATTGTTGTGTATTTAAGAGGTGGCAAAGGACAAATTGGTAAAGTCAGACCAGGTCGCTTGGCACAATTTAGTAATCAACATACACTTGTATTTGCACCTTATTATAGAGGGAGTAATGGCAGTGAAGGACGAGATGCTTTCTGTGGTAAAGATTTAAATGACGTTACCGTTGGAGTAGATATATTGAAACAACAATATCCAAATGTACCGATACATATCGTAGGCTTTTCAAGAGGTGGTATACAAGGATTATTAACATATCAGCAAATTGGTGTTACAAGTTATATCATATGGGGTGGCGTTTCAGATATATTAATGATGTACGAAGAACGCATTGAGCTTAGAAATATGTTGAAAAGAATGATTGGTCATCCGAAGAAAGACCGTAGTGCATATGAGACAAGAAATGCATTGAAGGATATACATCAAGATAGTCCACCAATATTAATCGTTCACGGTACGGAAGATAAGCAAGTTAATATCAATATGGCTAAACATTTAGAACAACATTTAATTAAAGAAAATGTTGAATATCAAACGATATATAAAGAAGGCGAAGGACACGTCTTTCGACCAAATATTGAAAAAGATACCGTTCACAAGATTCAGAAGTGGATGGATCAATGTGAGAAAAATAAAAGCTGA
- the pckA gene encoding phosphoenolpyruvate carboxykinase (ATP), translating to MAIQTITETIELTNLLKKESTHNQLSRTELYRHILESGEGILTESGAIRMETGKYTGRSPKDKFIVKEQDTEQDIDWGTINQPISEEYFLNLYDKVIDYLNQKSDIYVFNGYAGADESSRLDLRVINELPWHNLFAQNMFIRPETKEEALNITPNFTVISAPGFKADPEVDGTNSETFIITSFKHRVILIGGTEYAGEMKKGIFSVMNYLLPKKGIMSMHCSANVGYNKDVALFFGLSGTGKTTLSADPNRKLIGDDEHGWNENGVFNIEGGCYAKTVSLSREKEPQIYDAIRYGTVLENVGVQESGEVDYEDTSLTENTRAAYPIDFIDNIITPSIAGHPNTIIFLTADAFGVLPPISKLDKSQAMYHFLSGFTSKLAGTERGVTSPQPVFSTCFGSPFLPLHATEYAELLGKLIDEHDVDVYLVNTGWTGGEYGVGSRMDLKHTRSMIRRAISGEIKNAEFVQDDIFGLNIPKYVSGVPEEILYPRNTWVSSDAYDEKAKQLAKNFKENFAKFGESSEHIQNDGGFTFNKNN from the coding sequence ATGGCAATACAGACTATTACGGAAACAATCGAATTAACTAACCTGCTCAAAAAGGAATCTACTCACAACCAACTGTCTAGAACAGAATTGTACCGTCACATTTTAGAATCTGGTGAAGGTATATTAACTGAATCTGGTGCAATTAGAATGGAAACAGGTAAATACACAGGTCGATCACCAAAAGATAAATTTATAGTTAAAGAACAAGATACAGAACAAGACATCGACTGGGGTACAATTAACCAACCGATCTCAGAAGAATACTTCCTCAATCTATATGACAAAGTTATAGACTACTTAAACCAAAAATCAGATATATACGTATTCAATGGCTATGCTGGAGCTGATGAATCTTCAAGATTAGACTTACGAGTAATCAACGAACTTCCTTGGCATAACCTTTTCGCACAAAATATGTTTATCCGCCCAGAAACGAAAGAAGAAGCATTAAACATTACACCTAACTTCACTGTAATTAGTGCACCAGGATTTAAAGCAGATCCTGAAGTAGATGGCACTAATTCTGAAACATTCATCATTACATCATTCAAACATCGTGTTATTTTGATCGGTGGTACTGAATATGCAGGTGAAATGAAGAAAGGTATCTTCTCTGTAATGAACTACCTTTTACCTAAAAAAGGCATTATGAGTATGCATTGTTCAGCTAACGTTGGCTACAATAAAGATGTTGCTTTATTCTTCGGTTTATCAGGTACAGGTAAAACAACATTATCAGCAGATCCAAACAGAAAACTAATCGGTGACGATGAACATGGTTGGAATGAAAATGGTGTATTCAATATTGAAGGTGGTTGCTACGCGAAGACAGTTAGTCTAAGTCGTGAAAAAGAACCTCAAATTTATGATGCGATTCGTTACGGAACAGTATTAGAAAATGTTGGCGTGCAAGAATCAGGTGAAGTTGATTATGAGGATACATCATTAACTGAAAACACACGTGCTGCATACCCTATTGATTTTATCGATAACATTATTACTCCATCAATTGCGGGACATCCAAATACAATTATTTTCTTAACAGCAGATGCATTTGGCGTATTACCTCCAATTTCTAAATTAGATAAATCACAAGCAATGTATCATTTCTTAAGTGGATTTACTTCTAAATTAGCAGGTACTGAAAGAGGCGTTACTAGCCCACAACCAGTATTCTCAACATGTTTCGGTTCACCATTCTTACCATTACATGCAACTGAATATGCAGAACTATTAGGTAAACTTATAGATGAGCATGATGTTGATGTATATCTTGTAAACACAGGATGGACTGGCGGAGAATATGGTGTTGGTTCTAGAATGGATCTTAAACATACACGTTCAATGATTCGCAGAGCAATCAGTGGAGAAATTAAAAATGCTGAATTCGTACAAGATGATATCTTCGGACTAAATATTCCGAAATACGTATCAGGCGTACCAGAAGAAATTTTATATCCACGTAACACTTGGGTTTCTTCAGATGCTTATGATGAAAAAGCAAAACAACTAGCTAAAAACTTTAAAGAAAACTTTGCTAAATTCGGTGAGTCATCAGAACATATTCAAAATGATGGTGGATTTACATTTAATAAAAATAATTAA
- the metK gene encoding methionine adenosyltransferase, which yields MSKNRRLFTSESVTEGHPDKIADQISDAILDELLKGDPKARVACETTVTTGMALIAGEISTSTYVDIPKVVRQTVKDIGYTRAKYGYDFQTMAILTAIDEQSADIAQGVDCALEDRDDLTDNEIESIGAGDQGLMFGFATNETETYMPLPGYLAHQLAKKLTDVRKEGTLDYLRPDGKTQVTVEYDENDKPVRVDTVVISSQHHEKIELEKIQQDIKDHVIYPIVPKDLLDENTKFFINPTGRFVIGGPQGDAGLTGRKIIVDTYGGYARHGGGCFSGKDPTKVDRSGAYAARYVAKNIVASGLADKCEVQLAYAIGVAQPVSISIETFGTGKVDETSLVEKVRELFDLRPAGIIKMLNLRQPIYKQTAAYGHFGRTDVQLPWEELDKVDDLKTLLK from the coding sequence ATGTCAAAAAATAGAAGACTCTTCACATCTGAATCGGTAACTGAAGGACACCCAGATAAAATCGCGGACCAAATTTCTGATGCGATTTTAGACGAATTATTAAAGGGAGATCCTAAAGCGAGAGTCGCATGTGAAACAACAGTAACAACTGGTATGGCACTTATTGCTGGTGAAATATCAACTTCAACTTATGTCGACATTCCAAAAGTAGTTAGACAAACGGTTAAAGATATAGGGTACACAAGAGCGAAGTACGGTTACGATTTCCAAACAATGGCCATTTTAACTGCAATAGATGAACAATCAGCTGATATAGCTCAAGGTGTTGATTGTGCATTAGAAGATAGAGACGATTTAACTGATAATGAAATAGAATCAATTGGCGCAGGAGACCAAGGTTTAATGTTCGGTTTTGCTACTAACGAAACAGAAACTTATATGCCTTTACCTGGTTACCTTGCGCATCAATTAGCGAAAAAATTAACAGATGTACGTAAAGAAGGTACGTTAGATTATTTACGTCCAGATGGTAAGACGCAAGTAACAGTTGAATACGATGAAAATGATAAACCAGTAAGAGTAGACACAGTTGTCATTTCATCACAACATCATGAAAAAATTGAACTAGAAAAAATTCAACAAGATATTAAAGACCATGTTATTTATCCAATCGTGCCTAAAGATTTATTAGATGAGAATACTAAATTCTTTATAAATCCAACAGGTAGATTCGTAATTGGTGGACCTCAAGGTGATGCTGGTTTAACTGGTAGAAAAATTATCGTTGATACATACGGTGGCTATGCAAGACATGGTGGCGGTTGTTTCAGTGGTAAAGACCCAACAAAAGTAGATAGATCAGGTGCTTACGCTGCAAGATACGTAGCAAAAAATATCGTAGCAAGCGGCTTAGCTGATAAATGTGAAGTCCAATTAGCTTATGCGATTGGTGTGGCACAACCAGTATCGATTTCTATCGAAACTTTCGGTACAGGTAAAGTAGACGAAACATCATTAGTTGAAAAAGTAAGAGAATTATTCGACTTAAGACCAGCAGGAATCATTAAAATGTTGAACTTAAGACAACCTATCTATAAACAAACAGCAGCATATGGACATTTCGGAAGAACAGATGTTCAATTGCCATGGGAAGAACTAGATAAAGTTGATGATTTGAAGACATTACTTAAATAA
- a CDS encoding nuclease-related domain-containing protein: protein MSQLEPIHYGLIAAVIIAIIFIILFFVALKQKKKSLNKIQETHKQQNESLKSEHQEKLDHERVENKKVLTKEKENHQQEISQKEREIDSLKLFSKNEGEYITDRHLLELRDQLVNERRIRPEDMHIMANIFLPKDPLGKIRQVDHLVLTRTGIYVIDSNLVSGHIYHGITEQQFGDFPVLGQVFETLDLNKNKEQTLLLEREADKKTAAFHSYTDNVKHVEATTEELQRQLELNYTPTPILYFHPNEVSEATISNYSQDPNIKVLVGEKQLQHFFNKFVFHGRFQYSVEDLERIMEEIEKFNP, encoded by the coding sequence ATGAGCCAATTAGAGCCGATTCATTATGGATTAATCGCAGCTGTTATTATTGCGATTATATTTATTATATTATTTTTCGTTGCATTGAAACAAAAGAAAAAATCTCTGAATAAAATTCAAGAAACACACAAACAACAGAACGAGTCATTGAAATCAGAACATCAGGAAAAGCTTGATCACGAAAGAGTAGAAAATAAAAAAGTATTAACTAAAGAAAAAGAAAATCATCAACAAGAAATTTCACAAAAAGAAAGAGAAATTGATTCATTAAAGTTATTCTCTAAAAATGAAGGCGAGTATATTACAGATAGACATTTATTAGAATTGAGAGATCAATTAGTAAATGAACGCCGAATTAGACCGGAAGATATGCATATTATGGCGAATATCTTTTTACCAAAAGATCCACTAGGCAAGATTCGTCAAGTTGATCATTTAGTATTAACGAGAACAGGTATTTATGTAATTGACTCAAACTTAGTTAGCGGTCATATTTACCATGGTATTACTGAACAACAGTTTGGTGATTTCCCAGTATTAGGTCAAGTGTTCGAAACATTAGATTTGAACAAGAACAAAGAGCAAACGTTATTACTTGAAAGAGAAGCGGACAAGAAGACAGCTGCGTTCCATTCTTATACGGATAATGTTAAGCATGTAGAAGCAACGACAGAAGAATTGCAAAGACAACTTGAATTGAACTATACGCCTACACCAATCTTATATTTCCATCCTAATGAAGTTTCTGAAGCAACAATCAGCAACTATTCACAAGATCCAAATATAAAAGTACTTGTTGGTGAAAAGCAATTACAACACTTCTTTAATAAATTCGTATTCCATGGTAGATTCCAATATAGCGTGGAAGATTTAGAAAGAATTATGGAAGAAATCGAAAAATTTAATCCGTAA
- a CDS encoding aldo/keto reductase — protein sequence MTQKTIEFYNGNTIPALGLGTFRVDNSDECKEAVKHAIISGYRHIDTAKVYENEEMVGQGIKEGLAEAGLNREDLFITTKLWMSDYGRESVQAAYEASLQRLGLDYVDLYLIHWPGIDSALIVETWKAMEALYNEGKVKNIGVSNFNVNHLEDLLKATSIKPVINQIECHPYMTQTELRSYLKAQNIVAQSWSPLMNGQILEDEVVKEIANELGKTPAQVIIRWNVDEEIVVIPKSVTPSRIEENLNVFDFELSENQLARLNDLNKDERIGPDPAEFSGQ from the coding sequence ATGACTCAGAAGACAATAGAATTTTACAACGGTAATACAATTCCAGCCCTTGGATTAGGTACATTCAGAGTTGATAATAGCGACGAATGTAAAGAAGCAGTTAAACATGCGATCATAAGTGGTTATCGCCATATAGATACAGCGAAAGTGTACGAAAATGAAGAAATGGTTGGACAAGGCATTAAAGAAGGTTTAGCTGAAGCTGGTTTAAATCGTGAAGATTTATTCATAACAACTAAGCTTTGGATGTCTGATTACGGTCGTGAAAGCGTGCAAGCAGCATATGAAGCGTCATTACAAAGACTAGGTCTTGATTATGTTGATTTATATTTAATTCATTGGCCAGGTATAGATTCAGCATTAATTGTTGAAACTTGGAAAGCAATGGAAGCTTTATATAATGAAGGAAAAGTAAAAAATATTGGTGTAAGTAATTTCAATGTAAATCACTTAGAAGATTTATTGAAAGCTACTTCAATTAAACCAGTCATCAACCAAATTGAATGTCATCCATACATGACTCAAACAGAATTAAGATCTTACTTGAAAGCACAAAATATTGTCGCTCAATCATGGTCTCCATTAATGAATGGACAAATTCTTGAAGATGAAGTTGTTAAAGAAATAGCAAATGAATTAGGTAAAACACCAGCACAAGTAATCATCAGATGGAATGTTGATGAAGAAATTGTTGTAATACCTAAATCAGTTACACCATCAAGAATTGAAGAAAACTTAAACGTATTTGATTTTGAACTATCTGAAAATCAATTAGCAAGATTAAATGATTTAAATAAAGATGAAAGAATTGGTCCAGACCCAGCAGAATTTTCTGGTCAATAA
- the crcB gene encoding fluoride efflux transporter CrcB, protein MTLFLIMISSGFGAVCRQFVNNLCTKYCATSFPIATLLVNIIGSFIIGIVAHHFESDDAMYALLAIGFCGGFTTFSTHLLEVYERFLLKSYKQMVIYILLTIVLSISACYLGYIF, encoded by the coding sequence ATGACATTGTTCTTAATTATGATCAGTTCAGGTTTCGGTGCTGTTTGCAGACAGTTTGTAAACAATTTATGTACTAAGTATTGCGCAACTTCATTCCCAATAGCTACATTATTAGTCAATATAATTGGAAGCTTCATCATTGGTATTGTTGCGCACCATTTCGAGTCGGATGACGCAATGTATGCATTATTAGCTATCGGATTCTGTGGTGGATTCACAACGTTCTCTACTCACCTACTCGAAGTGTATGAACGCTTTTTATTAAAATCTTATAAACAAATGGTTATTTATATCCTCTTAACGATCGTGCTTTCAATTAGTGCTTGTTACTTAGGTTATATTTTTTAA
- the crcB gene encoding fluoride efflux transporter CrcB — protein MVYIAIFIGGCLGGSLRYICALLIQQSYFPFATLTVNVLGALLMGVFSTYLISYFKSHPNFKKLITTGFLGAFTTYSSLSLETVQLLMNGKFLLAFIYVLSSMLLGFVFIAIGYKKGAVRL, from the coding sequence ATGGTTTATATTGCTATATTTATTGGCGGTTGTTTAGGTGGCAGTTTGCGCTACATTTGCGCGTTGCTCATTCAACAGTCCTATTTCCCGTTTGCTACACTCACAGTTAATGTTTTAGGTGCTTTATTAATGGGTGTTTTTTCAACTTATCTCATTTCTTATTTCAAATCACACCCGAATTTCAAAAAATTAATTACGACTGGATTTCTAGGTGCTTTTACTACATACTCATCACTTAGTCTAGAAACTGTTCAATTATTAATGAATGGCAAATTCTTATTAGCTTTTATATACGTATTGAGTAGTATGTTGCTTGGATTTGTGTTTATAGCTATAGGATATAAGAAAGGAGCCGTTCGCTTATGA
- a CDS encoding transaldolase, protein MNNVSNLKVQVFADGADIEEMKQAYQNKEVDGFTTNPSLMKKAGVSDYKTFADEVVKAIPDASISFEVFADDIETMAKEAEILKQYGENVFVKIPVVNTKGESMLPLIKQLSANDVKVNVTAVYTIEQVKAIVDVIKPGVETYVSVFAGRIADTGVDPLPLMKESEEICHSKPGVKLLWASCRELFNVVQADEIGVDIITCPKDVVAKVPNIGRDINELSVDTVQGFAKDIQASGLSIL, encoded by the coding sequence ATGAATAATGTGAGTAATCTTAAAGTACAAGTTTTTGCAGATGGGGCAGACATCGAAGAAATGAAACAAGCCTATCAAAATAAAGAAGTTGACGGGTTTACAACAAATCCGAGTTTAATGAAAAAAGCAGGTGTATCAGATTATAAGACATTTGCTGATGAAGTCGTAAAAGCCATTCCAGATGCTTCTATATCTTTTGAAGTATTTGCTGATGATATTGAAACAATGGCGAAAGAAGCAGAAATTTTAAAACAATATGGTGAAAATGTATTCGTTAAAATTCCAGTCGTTAATACTAAAGGTGAATCAATGTTACCTTTAATTAAACAACTGTCAGCGAACGATGTAAAAGTGAACGTTACTGCAGTTTATACAATTGAACAAGTGAAAGCGATCGTAGATGTAATTAAACCTGGTGTTGAAACATATGTTTCAGTATTTGCTGGTAGAATTGCAGATACGGGTGTAGATCCATTACCATTAATGAAAGAATCTGAAGAAATTTGTCACAGCAAACCAGGCGTAAAATTGTTATGGGCAAGTTGTAGAGAATTATTTAATGTCGTACAAGCAGATGAAATTGGCGTAGATATTATTACATGTCCAAAAGATGTCGTTGCTAAAGTACCTAATATAGGTAGAGACATTAATGAATTATCTGTCGATACAGTTCAAGGTTTCGCAAAAGATATTCAAGCAAGTGGATTAAGCATTTTATAA
- a CDS encoding cation diffusion facilitator family transporter produces MANNLRIAQRGAYVSLITYIILSTVKFFVGASYNSSALKADSLNNLTDIFVSIAVLVGLKISVKPADKNHPYGHMKTENITTLIVSFIIIFVGIEVISSNIPKLFKEELSEPNTLTIWVSIISGIIMLFVYLYNQRLAKRTKSTSLKSAAKDNLSDALVSIGTGVGLVFTQFGFPIVDIILAILLGLIIVYTGFTIFKESVFTLSDGFHEHDLNYYIEEIDVVPGVLEVPSIKGRYHGNSVFLDVTIVVDKHLTLDEAHDICDLVEKRLDEAGVYSAYVHPEPKL; encoded by the coding sequence ATGGCTAATAACTTAAGAATTGCACAAAGAGGCGCATATGTGAGCCTTATAACATACATTATCCTATCTACAGTAAAATTTTTCGTAGGGGCAAGTTATAACTCATCTGCATTAAAAGCAGACAGTTTAAATAACTTAACAGATATATTCGTATCCATCGCAGTACTTGTTGGATTGAAAATCTCTGTTAAACCTGCAGATAAAAATCATCCTTATGGACATATGAAAACTGAGAATATTACAACTCTGATCGTTTCATTTATTATAATTTTTGTAGGTATTGAAGTTATTTCAAGTAATATTCCTAAATTATTCAAAGAAGAACTCAGTGAACCAAACACATTAACTATTTGGGTAAGTATAATCAGTGGGATAATCATGTTATTCGTTTATTTATACAATCAACGATTAGCAAAACGAACAAAAAGCACATCCTTAAAATCAGCTGCAAAAGATAATCTTTCCGATGCATTAGTGAGTATTGGAACAGGTGTCGGATTAGTATTTACGCAATTTGGTTTTCCAATTGTAGATATTATATTAGCTATATTATTAGGTTTGATAATAGTTTATACCGGATTTACGATTTTTAAAGAATCCGTATTTACGTTAAGTGATGGTTTTCATGAACATGACTTAAATTATTATATAGAAGAAATAGATGTTGTACCTGGCGTTTTAGAAGTGCCATCAATAAAAGGGAGGTACCATGGCAATAGTGTATTCTTAGATGTGACGATAGTTGTAGATAAACATTTAACGTTAGACGAAGCACATGATATATGTGATCTCGTTGAAAAACGATTAGATGAAGCGGGCGTTTATTCAGCATATGTTCATCCTGAGCCAAAGTTATAA